Proteins from one Triticum aestivum cultivar Chinese Spring chromosome 7A, IWGSC CS RefSeq v2.1, whole genome shotgun sequence genomic window:
- the LOC123150655 gene encoding GDP-fucose transporter 1: MAKPAYATSSLVLGYALCSSLLAIINKYAITKFSYPGLLTALQYLTSVVGVWSLGKLGFLYHEPFNFQTAKKYAPAALVFYLAIFTNTHLLKHANVDTFIVFRSLTPLLVAVADTTFRKQPCPSKLTFLSLVIILGGAVGYVMTDSGFTLTAYSWAVAYLITITTEMVYIKHMVTNLGLSTWGFVIYNNLLSLLMAPVFGVLTGEHLSIFRAIESRGQGWFELDAFVAVSLSCVFGVLISFFGFAARKAVSATAFTVTGVVNKFLTVAINVMIWDKHANAFGLVCLLFTLAGGILYQQSVKSKGSAPAHREAVANKGRGDDDEAEFDPEKQSLVSSPKDSDA; encoded by the coding sequence ATGGCAAAGCCGGCCTATGCGACAAGCAGCCTCGTTTTAGGATATGCTTTATGCTCGAGCTTGCTTGCGATCATTAACAAGTACGCCATCACCAAGTTCAGTTACCCTGGCCTCCTCACTGCCCTACAATACTTGACATCCGTGGTTGGAGTTTGGAGCCTTGGGAAGCTCGGTTTCCTCTACCATGAGCCTTTCAACTTCCAGACTGCCAAAAAGTATGCGCCTGCTGCTCTTGTCTTCTACCTCGCCATATTCACCAACACCCACCTCCTGAAGCATGCCAATGTCGATACATTTATAGTGTTCAGATCCTTGACCCCTCTGCTGGTTGCTGTCGCTGACACCACCTTCCGAAAGCAGCCATGTCCTTCAAAGCTCACATTCTTGTCCCTGGTGATTATCTTAGGAGGCGCGGTTGGCTATGTGATGACAGATTCAGGGTTCACCCTCACGGCGTACTCGTGGGCAGTTGCTTATCTGATCACCATAACTACTGAAATGGTGTACATAAAGCACATGGTGACTAACCTGGGTCTCAGCACATGGGGCTTTGTGATCTACAACAATCTTCTTTCACTGCTAATGGCCCCCGTGTTTGGGGTTCTGACGGGTGAGCACCTGTCCATCTTCAGAGCCATTGAATCAAGGGGCCAAGGCTGGTTCGAACTTGACGCGTTTGTTGCTGTGTCACTGTCCTGCGTGTTCGGGGTGCTCATTAGCTTCTTTGGTTTCGCGGCAAGGAAAGCTGTCTCTGCCACGGCGTTTACAGTGACGGGGGTCGTCAACAAGTTCCTGACAGTTGCAATCAATGTTATGATCTGGGACAAGCACGCAAATGCATTTGGTTTGGTTTGCTTGCTCTTCACTCTGGCAGGTGGGATACTCTATCAGCAGTCTGTCAAAAGTAAAGGAAGTGCTCCAGCACATCGTGAGGCTGTAGCTAACAAAggccgtggtgacgatgatgaagctgagtttgatcCGGAGAAGCAAAGCTTAGTTTCGTCTCCAAAGGACTCAGATGCCTGA
- the LOC123150324 gene encoding cystathionine beta-lyase, chloroplastic — protein MAAAAAAATPTARLFLLHSNPPSSLPCPNPSPSSAQAPRLAHPRLALSHRMAAAPAAIAGPSGDSERDLSASAVSVEAFGAVESSGDGLGRKEPSVATILTSFENSFDNYGALSTPLYQTATFKQPSATVNGPYDYTRSGNPTRDVLQSLMAKLEKADQAFCFTSGMASLAAVTHLLQAGQEIVAGEDIYGGSDRLLSQVVPRNGIVVKRVDTTKINDVTAAIGPLTRLVWLESPTNPRQQITDIKKISEIAHSHGALVLVDNSIMSPVLSRSIELGADIVMHSATKFIAGHSDLMAGILAVKGESLAKEIAFLQNAEGSGLAPFDCWLCLRGIKTMALRVEKQQDNAQKIAEFLASHPRVKQVNYAGLPDHPGRSLHYSQAKGAGSVLSFQTGSLSLSKHVVETTKYFNVTVSFGSVKSLISLPCFMSHASIPSSVREERGLTDDLVRISVGIEDVDDLIADLDYALRSGPA, from the exons atggccgccgccgccgccgccgccacccctaccgcccgcctcttcctcctccactCCAACCCGCCCTCCTCCCTCCCGTGCCCGAACCCCAGCCCCAGCTCCGCCCAGGCGCCCCGCCTCGCCCACCCGCGCCTCGCGCTCTCCCACCGCATGGCGGCGGCACCAGCGGCGATCGCCGGGCCCTCCGGCGACTCCGAGCGCGACCTGAGCGCGTCCGCGGTATCGGTAGAGGCATTTGGGGCCGTCGAATCCTCGGGCGATG GTTTGGGGAGGAAGGAGCCGAGCGTGGCGACGATACTGACCAGCTTTGAGAATTCGTTCGACAATTATGGGGCTCTCAGCACGCCGCTGTACCAGACGGCCACCTTCAAGCAG CCTTCAGCAACAGTTAATGGACCTTATGATTATACTAGGAGTGGCAACCCTACTCGTGATGTTCTCCAGAG CCTTATGGCTAAGCTCGAGAAGGCAGACCAAGCATTCTGCTTCACTAGTGGGATGGCATCACTGGCTGCAGTAACACACCTCCTTCAGGCTG GACAAGAAATAGTTGCTGGAGAGGACATATATGGTGGCTCTGATCGTCTGCTCTCACAAGTTGTCCCAAGAAATGGAATTGTAGTAAA ACGGGTCGATACAACTAAAATTAACGACGTGACTGCTGCAATCGGACCCTTGACTAGACTAGTTTGGCTTGAAAGTCCCACCAATCCTCGTCAACAAATTACTGATATaaag AAAATCTCAGAGATAGCTCATTCTCATGGTGCTCTTGTTTTGGTGGACAACAGTATCATGTCTCCAGTGCTATCCCGGTCTATAGAACTTGGAGCAG ATATTGTGATGCACTCAGCTACCAAATTTATAGCTGGACACAGTGATCTTATGGCTGGAATTCTTGCTGTAAAGGGTGAAAG CTTGGCTAAGGAGATTGCATTTCTACAAAACGCTGAAGGTTCTGGTTTGGCACCTTTTGATTGTTGGCTTTGCTTGAGAGGGATCAAAACCATGGCCTTACGGGTGGAAAAGCAACAG GATAATGCCCAGAAGATTGCTGAATTCTTAGCTTCTCATCCAAGGGTCAAGCAAGTGAATTATGCTGGACTTCCTGATCATCCTGGCCGATCTTTACACTACTCTCAG GCAAAGGGAGCGGGCTCTGTCCTCAGTTTCCAAACTGGTTCATTGTCTCTCTCAAAGCATGTTGTTGAGACGACCAAATACTTCAACGTAACAGTTAGCTTCG GAAGTGTGAAGTCACTCATAAGCTTGCCCTGCTTCATGTCGCACGCGAGCATCCCTTCCTCGGTGCGAGAGGAACGTGGGTTGACTGATGATCTAGTACGGATATCGGTGGGCATTGAGGACGTGGATGACCTCATAGCTGATCTTGATTACGCGCTCAGGTCTGGTCCAGCATAG
- the LOC123153097 gene encoding protein STRICTOSIDINE SYNTHASE-LIKE 10-like, whose product MKDDKLCVRKFHQREKRKKNTDKKQHRGSQIAGVRKDQVENRNKSRTRIGTRTLAVAEEDGRLLPGLGPLQRLYKNRGTPSSQHHTTRPIKETQALETASEASQQWRAAGGISLAVLLLLFLPSTAAAANVPSIDTTRTRHLPLPRGLLRGPESVAFDAKGHGPYSGVSDGRVLKWNGHKLGWSTYTYNPDYSSEACTASRLRPETVTEGHCGRPLGLRFHLKSGYLYIADAYKGLMRVAPGGGEATVLVTEVDGVPLRFTNGVDIDQVTGEVYFTDSSRNYNRSQHEMVTRTGDSTGRLLRYDPRTGKAGVLQPDITYPNGLAISADRTHLIISSTGPCKLLRYWIKGSKAGTMELFADLPGYPDNVRPDKKGGYWVALHREKAELPFGIDSHLLALRIDADGKIIEEMRGPKGVRPTEVVERKGGRLFMGSVELHYVSVVTRK is encoded by the coding sequence ATGAAAGATGATAAACTTTGTGTTAGAAAATTCCATCAacgagaaaaaaggaaaaaaaacacggACAAAAAGCAGCACCGAGGCAGCCAGATCGCCGGTGTTCGCAAGGACCAGGTCGAGAATCGGAATAAGTCGAGGACACGGATAGGGACTCGTACTCTCGCCGTCGCCGAGGAGGACGGCCGACTCTTGCCGGGACTCGGACCCCTCCAGCGTTTATATAAGAACAGAGGCACCCCATCGAGCCAACACCACACAACACGTCCGATCAAAGAAACACAAGCTCTCGAAACAGCTAGCGAAGCAAGTCAACAATGGCGAGCGGCAGGAGGGATCTCGCTAGCCGTGCTGCTCCTGCTCTTCTTGcctagcaccgccgccgccgccaacgtcCCCAGCATCGACACCACGCGGACGCGCCACCTGCCGCTGCCACGCGGACTGCTGCGCGGCCCGGAGAGCGTCGCCTTCGACGCCAAAGGCCACGGCCCGTACAGCGGCGTGTCCGACGGCCGCGTCCTGAAGTGGAACGGCCACAAGCTCGGCTGGTCAACGTACACCTACAACCCCGACTACAGCAGCGAGGCGTGCACGGCGTCTCGCCTTCGCCCGGAGACTGTCACCGAGGGCCACTGCGGCCGGCCGCTCGGTCTGCGGTTCCACCTCAAGTCTGGGTACCTGTACATTGCCGACGCCTACAAGGGGCTCATGCGGGTCGCGCCAGGCGGCGGGGAGGCAACTGTGCTTGTCACGGAGGTTGATGGCGTACCTCTCCGCTTCACCAACGGGGTGGACATCGACCAGGTAACCGGCGAGGTCTACTTCACCGACAGCTCCAGGAACTACAATAGGTCACAACATGAGATGGTGACAAGAACAGGAGACTCGACTGGTCGGCTACTAAGGTATGACCCACGGACAGGAAAGGCCGGCGTGCTCCAGCCCGACATCACTTACCCCAATGGCCTCGCCATCAGCGCTGATCGAACACATCTAATCATCTCATCGACCGGGCCGTGTAAACTGCTACGATACTGGATCAAGGGCTCCAAGGCGGGCACCATGGAGCTATTCGCCGACCTCCCTGGCTATCCAGACAATGTGAGGCCCGACAAGAAAGGAGGATACTGGGTGGCACTACACCGTGAGAAGGCTGAGCTCCCCTTTGGCATTGATAGCCACCTGCTAGCATTGAGGATCGATGCGGACGGAAAAATAATTGAGGAGATGCGGGGACCCAAGGGCGTGAGGCCGACCGAGGTGGTGGAGAGGAAAGGTGGCAGGTTGTTCATGGGATCCGTCGAACTTCACTATGTGTCCGTAGTCACGCGCAAATAG